A section of the Citrus sinensis cultivar Valencia sweet orange chromosome 8, DVS_A1.0, whole genome shotgun sequence genome encodes:
- the LOC127899316 gene encoding putative ubiquitin-like-specific protease 1B: MGNASMGWLGNEHIHTYYRLISEKQRRFPNALPQRVTHTNTYFWVFLKQLWNNGSCDVHSLQYGNNLSSYMDGREDLMSKLFTDVDMIFIPVNLGGDHWVLALADLRARRMRIYDSLVTFREDKTYLRKFKPLQVVFPQWLQDVGFYNIRPELQSADPWKVRIVKDVPQQEPGSGDCGVFMLMFTMYLMFGLKLDFDSSHGHYFRKKIAVDIFPGDIAL, from the exons ATGGGCAATGCTTCGATGGGGTGGCTTGGTAACGAG CATATTCACACGTATTACCGCTTGATCAGCGAGAAGCAACGACGGTTTCCAAATGCACTACCACAGCGCGTCACGCATACAAATACATACTTTTGG GTGTTCCTAAAGCAATTATGGAACAATGGTAGTTGTGATGTCCATTCATTACAATATGGCAACAACTTGAGCAGCTATATGGATGGGCGGGAAGATCTCATGTCCAAACTGTTTACGGATGTCGATATG ATATTCATCCCTGTGAATTTGGGCGGCGATCATTGGGTACTAGCTCTAGCGGACCTTCGCGCGAGGAGGATGCGGATTTATGACTCGTTGGTTACCTTTCGCGAGGACAAAACATATTTGCGTAAATTCAAACCTCTTCAGGTCGTCTTCCCTCAATGGCTTCAAGATGTTGGATTCTATAACATTCGACCTGAGCTGCAGAGTGCCGACCCTTGGAAAGTAAGAATCGTTAAGGATGTGCCCCAACAAGAACCTGGAAGTGGTGATTGCGGTGTATTTATGCTGATGTTTACAATGTATTTGATGTTCGGGCTAAAACTTGATTTTGATAGTAGCCACGGGCATTACTTCAGGAAGAAAATTGCTGTAGATATATTCCCGGGCGATATTGCCTTGTAA
- the LOC127899204 gene encoding uncharacterized protein LOC127899204, whose product MASSNINFGEVYSYLNERLDGIIFQTLEPDAKERTTNYWKSVEDYVPYLPSWVRNPSINAPSSTGPNEVDLDPTSQIGLEQSPVEDAGAADDHYESAHDLDDRNEPEVRTKFRNDYFVGRLDKIESSIHELRSELQTGHSSINELRSELMAERKEAQQYRAAVMGFMASFGAGASKGAYGDSSFGPTHTAPDGYGPNVDAGYVPRILMLVMTTSTPLCPCTVYMGTYVMTVYRYSRRHLPTLVSLGVRTNHRIYLAVLTSFLLSRELGMSGLYPHSTLRNMKLMKDRVWI is encoded by the exons AtggcttcttcaaatattAACTTCGGCGAAGTGTATTCATACCTGAACGAGCGTCTT GATGGCATCATTTTCCAAACCCTCGAACCGGATGCAAAGGAGAGAACCACAAATTATTGGAAGAGTGTCGAGGATTACGTGCCATATTTGCCAAGTTGGGTCCGTAAT CCTTCAATCAATGCGCCATCCAGTACAGGGCCAAACGAGGTGGATCTTGACCCAACGAGCCAAATAGGACTAGAGCAGAGTCCTGTTGAGGATGCCGGTGCTGCCGACGACCATTATGAATCCGCACATGATTTAGATGACAGAAATGAGCCAGAG GTAAGGACTAAGTTCCGCAATGATTATTTCGTTGGACGACTGGATAAAATAGAGTCTTCCATTCACGAGTTGAGGTCGGAACTTCAGACTGGACACAGTTCCATTAACGAACTGAGGTCAGAACTTATGGCGGAACGCAAAGAAGCACAACAATATAGAGCAGCGGTCATGGGGTTTATGGCTTCGTTTGGCGCGGGTGCTTCAAAGGGCGCGTACGGTGATTCTTCGTTTGGCCCCACGCACACG GCCCCAGATGGCTATGGTCCGAACGTTGATGCTGGCTATGTACCACGCATACTGATGCTAGTAATGACGACGAGCACACCCCTATGTCCTTGTACAGTCTATATGGGGACATATGTGATGACAGTGTACAGATATTCACGGAGGCACCTCCCGACGTTAGTAAGTTTGGGCGTCCGTACTAACCATCGTATATATTTGGCAGTCCTTACTTCATTCCTCCTTTCAAGAGAGTTAGGAATGTCAGGCCTCTACCCGCACTCAACATTACGGAATatgaaattgatgaaagaTCGAGTGTGGATATGA